In Helicobacter pylori Shi112, the genomic window GCACCAAAAAGTAGCGATCATTGATGATAAGATCGTGTTTTTAGGATCAGCGAATTGGAGCAAAAACGCTTTTGAAAATAATTACGAAGTGCTTTTAAAAACCGATGACACAGAAACAATCCTCAAAGCCAAGAGTTACTACCAAAAAATGTTAGGAAGTTGCGTTGGGTTTTAAAAGCCCTTTAGAAGTGGTAATTATACCCCACATAAAAGGCAAAGACCCTACGCATTTGAACCTTGAGTGCATCAGTGGTGTAATATTTGTTATTAATGGTGGGGAATTTAAAACCGATTTCAAATTCATGTTCATCTACAAATAAAGCCTTGAGACCAAAGTTAAAGAGGAATTGAAAAGAGGTGTTATCAACCGCCCTGCTGTTAGTGATGCCTAATAATTCCTTCCCTTTACTGCCAATATACCAGCTATTCCCCGCAATCGCAATCCCCCCAAAAACGCCAATATCCACGCCAATATCATCTTGATAGAAACTCCCTTGGAAGAAATTCCACACCGCATCCACGCCCACGCCATAAGTGATCATGTTATTGCCGCCATAATAGCCTTTAGGGTATCTCATGCCATAGCCTTGCCAATCTAAAAAAGCAAAATAACGCAAGCCCAATATTTTATCCGGATGGAAAAAGTGGTTATAGCCCATGACTAATCCAATCCCATTAGATCCCATGTTGGTGAGTTTTTTAACGCTATTAACGCTAGTTATGATATTGGTGTAACCGGTTTGATAGTTAGTAATTTCTCTAACTTCATGGATATTAGTCATTAAATTGATAGACCCTGTTTGGTAATTGACTCCCATATACAAATTTTTCGTCCAAGAAGGTGCAGCGCTTTCTTCTTTAGCTATTAAGGCGTGTGCCAGCAAGCTTGCGCCAACCAACATTTTTAACAAGGTTCTCAATTTTATCTCCTGCAAGTTAAGTTTCATTATAAAGATCTAAATTTTACAACAACTTACTCAAAATTAAGCATTTATTCTTTATAAGAGAGTATAATTCAAGGCTTAAAATAACTCAAATAAGGCTAATGGATGAAAAAAGCGCTTTATTTAGGGGCTGTTGCGTTTAGCGTTGCATTCAGCATGGCATCAGCCAATGAGCCAAAAATTGATTTTAACCCTCCTAATTATGTAGAAGAAACCCCCTCTAAAGAATTTATCCCTGAATTGAACAAGTTGGGGAGTTTGTTTGGGCAGGGAGAGCGCCCTTTATTTGCGGACAGGAGAGCGATGAAGCCTAACGATTTGATCACAATCATTGTTTCTGAAAAAGCGAGCGCGAATTATTCCAGCTCTAAAGATTATAAAAGCGCTTCAGGGGGTAATTCCACGCCCCCAAGACTCACTTATAACGGGCTAGATGAAAGAAAGAAACAAGAAGCGCAGTATTTAGACGATAAGAATAATTACAATTTCACCAAATCCAGCAATAACACGAATTTTAAAGGCGGTGGCTCGCAAAAAAAGAGCGAAGATTTAGAGATTGTGTTGAGCGCTCGAATCATTAAAGTGCTAGAAAACGGGAATTATTTCATCTATGGGAATAAGGAAGTGCTAGTGGATGGGGAAAAGCAAATCCTTAAGGTGAGTGGGGTGATTCGCCCTTATGATATTGAAAGGAACAATACCATCCAATCCAAGTTTTTAGCCGACGCTAAGATTGAATACACGAATTTAGGGCATTTGAGCGATTCCAATAAAAAGAAATTCGCTGCTGATGCGATGGAAACCCAAATGCCTTATTAAAAAGAGCAAAGCCTAGCATGAGAGCGATCGCTATTGTTTTAGCCAGAAGTTCCAGTAAAAGGATCAAGAATAAAAATATCATTGATTTTTTCAATAAACCCATGCTCGCTTACCCTATTGAAGCGGCGCTAAATTCCAAGCTCTTTGAAAAGGTGTTTATCTCTAGCGATAGCATGGAGTATGTTCATTTAGCTAAAAATTATGGGGCGAGTTTTTTGAATTTGCGCCCTAAAGTTTTAGCGGACGATAGAGCCACGACTTTAGAGGTGATGGCCTATCACATGAAAGAATTAGAGTTAAAAGATGAAGATATTGCGTGTTGTTTGTATGGCACTTCAGCGCTTTTACAAGAAAAGCATTTAAAAAACGCTTTTGAGATTTTAAAAGGAAATACGGATTATGTTTTCACATGCTCTCCATTCAGCGCTTCGCCCTATCGTTCTTTTAGCCTTGAAAACGGCGTTCAAATGGCTTTTAAAGAGCATTTAAACACGCGCACGCAAGATTTAAAAACGCTCTATCATGACGCAGGATTGCTTTATATGGGGAAGGCTCAAGCCTTTAAAGAAATGCGGCCTATTTTTAGTCAAAATTCTA contains:
- a CDS encoding outer membrane protein; the protein is MRTLLKMLVGASLLAHALIAKEESAAPSWTKNLYMGVNYQTGSINLMTNIHEVREITNYQTGYTNIITSVNSVKKLTNMGSNGIGLVMGYNHFFHPDKILGLRYFAFLDWQGYGMRYPKGYYGGNNMITYGVGVDAVWNFFQGSFYQDDIGVDIGVFGGIAIAGNSWYIGSKGKELLGITNSRAVDNTSFQFLFNFGLKALFVDEHEFEIGFKFPTINNKYYTTDALKVQMRRVFAFYVGYNYHF
- the flgH gene encoding flagellar basal body L-ring protein FlgH; the protein is MKKALYLGAVAFSVAFSMASANEPKIDFNPPNYVEETPSKEFIPELNKLGSLFGQGERPLFADRRAMKPNDLITIIVSEKASANYSSSKDYKSASGGNSTPPRLTYNGLDERKKQEAQYLDDKNNYNFTKSSNNTNFKGGGSQKKSEDLEIVLSARIIKVLENGNYFIYGNKEVLVDGEKQILKVSGVIRPYDIERNNTIQSKFLADAKIEYTNLGHLSDSNKKKFAADAMETQMPY
- the pseF gene encoding pseudaminic acid cytidylyltransferase; the protein is MRAIAIVLARSSSKRIKNKNIIDFFNKPMLAYPIEAALNSKLFEKVFISSDSMEYVHLAKNYGASFLNLRPKVLADDRATTLEVMAYHMKELELKDEDIACCLYGTSALLQEKHLKNAFEILKGNTDYVFTCSPFSASPYRSFSLENGVQMAFKEHLNTRTQDLKTLYHDAGLLYMGKAQAFKEMRPIFSQNSIALELSPLEVQDIDTLEDLELAKLKYSRLKNACQ